The stretch of DNA CCATAGGTGCTGCCAAAGCCCACAATGAGCAGTTCGGCATGATCTTTATCACCCTGAACAACGACATCGGGCACCTCGATGCCCGCCACTTTAGCTGCGCGCAGGTGCACCATCTCGTTGTGATTAGTAGGATCGGTAGAGATACTGCCCGTCTTTCCGTCCTTCTCCAAACCGCCAAGGATGTGTTCATAACCCTCCTGTCCGGGCACAGCCCAATAGCGGGCCAGCGTCTTTTCGTCGCGTTTATAAGGCGTATAGCAGCCCTTCATCTCGGCCGTAGCAAAGTGTGGACGGATGGCAGGCATTGCGTTGATGTCGGGAAGACGCCATGCTGCAGAGCCATTTCCAAGGAATCCGTCGGTGAGAAGGATCACAGGTGTAAGATATTCGAGAGCGATTTTGGCGGCCATATAAGCCGAATCGAAGCAGTCGGTGGGGCTGGTTGCGGCGATCACCGGCATGGGCGACTCGCCGTTTCTGCCATAAAGAGCCTGCAACAAGTCGGTTTGTTCGCTCTTTGTGGGCAGACCTGTAGAGGGGCCACCCCGCTGAACGTCGACGATGACGAGCGGAATCTCATCGATAACGGCCAGGTTGATGGCCTCCGACTTCAGGCAAATGCCCGGTCCCGAGGTAGAAGTGGCCGCCAGCGCACCGGCAAAGGCTGCGCCGATGGCACTGGCACAGCCGGCAATTTCGTCTTCGCATTGCACCGTTTTCACGCCCAGGCTCTTGTGTTTGGCCAGTTCGTGCAGGATGTCGGTGGCCGGAGTGATGGGGTAAGAACCCAGATAGAGTTGCAAACCAGCCCTTTCGGCAGCGGCAATCAGTCCGTAGGCTGTAGCTTTATTGCCCGTGATGTCCATGTAACGGCCCTTCACTTTCTGCTTCGACTCGATGCGATAGGTAGCCGGAACGGAAGCATGCGTGTTATGACCGTAGTCGTAACCCGCCATCACCACCTTGATATTGCTCTCGGCCACTTGCGGTTTTTTGTGGAATTTCTTGCGGAGGAAGTCGAAAGCCAGCTCCATATCGCGGTTGAAGAGCCAGCAGACGATGCCCAGGGCAAACATATTGCGACACTTCAACATCGACTTGTTGTCCATACCGCTATCTTTCAGACATTCCTTTACCATCGTTGTGATAGGGCAAGCCACCACGCAGTCGGGGTCGATACCCAGTTCTGCGAGATAATCTTCGGTGGTAAACTCTGCCTTTTTCAAGTCTTTCGGCCCGAAACTGTCGGTATCGATGATGATCGTAGCCTGCGGACGGGCATATTGATATTGCGTTTTCAGGGCGGCAGCATTCATCGCCACCAGTACGTCGCAGTAGTCGCCGGGGGTGAGAACCTTGTTTTCGCCGATGTGCACTTGATAACCCGACACGCCGTTGAGCGACCCTTGCGGGGCCCGGATGTCAGCCGGATAATCCGGAAAGGTTGAAATGTCGTTTCCAACGGTGGCCGAAATGGTGGAGAAGATGTTGCCTGCCAACTGCATTCCGTCACCCGAATCCCCTGAAAAACGAACCACGACCTGGTCCAGTTCTTTCACTTCCAATTCTTCGGACATAATAAGTAGCGCGTTAGATTGTTTATTGTTGTAACATTCGCAAAAGTATAATAAATAAAGGATAGGCACAAATATTTCTGCGAAAAAAAAGAAAAAATATTTTCTCTGTTGAACCGATGAAGGAGTGGTGCGGAGCGACGGAAGTTTAAAAACAAATAGGGAAAGCAACCTTCTTTATTTTTTTGCCACTCGTGGTATGGCAAAAGGTTAGAGAAAAGCAGACTTCTATTGAAAAAAGTAAGTGGCTGCGAGTCGACTTTTCACGCTATTCGGGGTGGTTTCTGCAAGCCATTGAATTTCAGTCGGTTAAAAAGCGACTCCTCAAAGCATATTTTTGAGGAGTAAGGAGGGGAGTAGTAAGTAGTAAGGAGAGAAGGAATAAGTACCTTGGAGAAGAGAAGTAAGGAGTAGAGAGAAACTCTCCCCCCCTCACTTAGAGAGCCTGGAGAGACCAAGACCTACGGCCTTGTTTTCCCTTTGCATGCCGTAGACAGGGTAGGTTCATTCCATTCGCCAGCCCTACCCTACCTACAGACTAACCCCAATGGGGTTGTTGGCGCAAAAGAATGTGAAGGTTATGCCAGGTTGTGATAGATACTTGATTCTTAGCCCGTTATCAAACGCTTTCCGAAAGCTAAGAAAACGAAGTGCAAAAGCTAAGAGATGACATCGCAAAAGCTAAGAAAATGCATTGCAAAACCTTAGCTTTTGAGGAGGAAGGGGAAAAGTAGTAAGGAGTAAGGAGGGAAGAAGTAAGTCGTAAAGGAGAAAAGGATGACGGGCGAAACGGAAAAGCGCGTGCCGCCATTTGCCACACGCGCTGCTGTTTCTCCTTCGAAGGGGAAGAATCAAATGGGGGTTATGCTTGTTTCAATCCTCTGCTTGCCCAC from Prevotella sp. oral taxon 475 encodes:
- a CDS encoding 2-oxoacid:acceptor oxidoreductase subunit alpha — encoded protein: MSEELEVKELDQVVVRFSGDSGDGMQLAGNIFSTISATVGNDISTFPDYPADIRAPQGSLNGVSGYQVHIGENKVLTPGDYCDVLVAMNAAALKTQYQYARPQATIIIDTDSFGPKDLKKAEFTTEDYLAELGIDPDCVVACPITTMVKECLKDSGMDNKSMLKCRNMFALGIVCWLFNRDMELAFDFLRKKFHKKPQVAESNIKVVMAGYDYGHNTHASVPATYRIESKQKVKGRYMDITGNKATAYGLIAAAERAGLQLYLGSYPITPATDILHELAKHKSLGVKTVQCEDEIAGCASAIGAAFAGALAATSTSGPGICLKSEAINLAVIDEIPLVIVDVQRGGPSTGLPTKSEQTDLLQALYGRNGESPMPVIAATSPTDCFDSAYMAAKIALEYLTPVILLTDGFLGNGSAAWRLPDINAMPAIRPHFATAEMKGCYTPYKRDEKTLARYWAVPGQEGYEHILGGLEKDGKTGSISTDPTNHNEMVHLRAAKVAGIEVPDVVVQGDKDHAELLIVGFGSTYGHLFSALGQMLKQGKKVALAQFRFINPLPRNTEAVLKAYPKVVVAEQNMGQFALYLRGKIDGFVPYQYNEVKGQPFVVEELVEAFTKIIEAKE